TTGAATTTGGTTTTGCTGACAAGAACAAGAAACTAGTAGAGAAAAAAATAGATATCAAAAATTTAGACGGAAAAGATGAAATCATTTTGAATAAAAGATTGGGTCTAGAGCTATTTGATCATCTTGATCAAGAGAAGATTAAATCAGATAATAATTTTCAAGCTTATTTGTCAGAAGATGACAAAGGGAGAGCCTTTGAGAATTTAATAAAAATAAATTTAAATGGTTTTGCTCCCAAAAGATCTATCCCAATTGTAAAAAATTCTTTGTATAGATGGTTTAAAAAATATTTGGGAATAAATCTTTTTGGAAATGGAATAATCTATATTCAAAATATAGCCTTAAACAACTATGAAACTTTTGGAAAGTTATTCGATGAAGCAGTATCTGAATATAAACCGATAAAAGAAGAGGAAAAAAATAAAAAAATTGAAGAAGTTGAGCAGTGGAACGATAATTGGGAAATAATGGAGAGTAGGAATTATAATCCAAATACCTATAAAGCTTACGATGGAGAGTTGTCGGTTTATAAATCTCCAAATGATAAAAAAGCCTATTTGAACTTTGATAGCGATATTGAACAAGAATTCATTGATTATTTAGAAAAGAACAAAGGGAAAATTTTATGGTGGTGGCAAAATGGAAACGAACATATGGCTTTAAACTTTGGAATTAAATATGGAAATGGATCAACTTTTCAGCCGGATTTTCTGGTTATGTTTAAAGATAGGAAAATTGGAATCTTTGACACCAAGGCCAGTGGATTCAATGAGGATGACAATAAAACAAAAGCTGAAGCTTTGCAAAAATATTTAGTAGAGGAAAATAAAAGGAAAAAAATTAATTCTTTATTTGGCGGATTAGTGATTAAAATTGGCCAACACTTTTGGATTAATTCAGATAAAGAATATAAACCTTTCGAAACTCCAATTATGGTTAAAGAAAATATTTCTAAATATGGAGACGATAAAAAGATTAAAAATGGTTGGAAATATTTAGAATTTTAAATATAATCTTGGAAAAAATCAAGAAATTGGAGGAATATCAAAAATCCACCCAGTCTGATCTCATCGCTCTCGAACAATCCATCCTCCACAGAGCTTTCAATAAATAACATGAAAAAAGAAATAAACAAAAAAATTCCAAAATTTATGATCACATATCTCTGCAACAAGTGCGGGTTTGATTTTGCGATAACGGAATTACATAAACCCAAATGTTTTTATTGTGGCAGTTCTAAAGATTGGAAAATAGTAAAGAAGCAGAAAATAAACATGAAAGTTATGGCAGAAAGAATGAAATTGGTAAATGATAGATTGATGTCCTCACTCAAGGGAGCATATGAGGTCGGCAAGAAAGATGATGATTTTAATGAAGATGTGATGCTAGATGTGATGAGTAGGGCAAAGAAATTAGGCAAACAGACCAATAGCTTATTGAAATCTAAGAAAAAATAAATAGGCTCAATCTTATCCACAGCCTTGGAGTAGACGGCAGGTGACTATGATGATATAATATCACTGTAATCATTAATCCGAGTCTATGCTCAATAAAAAAAAGAAGAAAACAATGACAAAATAATAATTTATAGCACCGAAGACGGGAAGACAGAGATTGAGGTCAATCTTGAAGGCGAAACTGTTTGGTTAAGCCAGAGGCAGATGGCAGAATTATTCCAAACAACGGTAGCAAATATTAATCAGCATGTTGGAAACGTGCTAAAAGATGGAGAACTAGAGGAATTCCCAACTATTAAGAAATCCTTAATAGTTCAAAAAGAATGAAAAAGAAGCATAAATCGAGAAGTGGTGTTTTATAACTTAGACATGATAATCTCGGTAGGATACAGGATAAATTCCTTGCGAGGCACGCAATTCCGCATCTGGGCAACGCAGAAGCTCAGAGAATACATGGTGAAAGGTTTCGTGATGGATGACGAGAGGCTGGCTGAAGGAAGAGTGAAAAGGAGCTACTTCGAAGAGTGGGAGGAAAGGATCAGAAAAATCAGAACTTCTGAAGCGAATTTTTATCAAAAAGTTCGAGATGTTTTTGCGACTAGCGTGGATTATAACCTGAAGGCTGATTATGCCCATGAATTTTTTTCCACAGTTCAGAATAAATTCCATTTTGCCATCACCGGGCTCACGGCATCGGAAATAATTGCCAAAAGAATAGATAGTAAAAAAGAAAATCTTGGGCTTACTAATTGGAAAGGAGAAATTATCACGCGCGAGCAAGCACAGATTGCCAAAAATTATCTGGCGGAATTGGAACTCAAGAGATTAAATTTGCTAGTAGAGCAGTTTCTGTCATTTGCGGAACTACAAAGCGTGGAAAGAAGAGTGATGTATATGAAAAATTGGATCGAGAAACTGGATGGATTTTTGATTCTGAATGACAAGGAAATTTTGAAAAATGCCGGCAGTATTTCTCATAAGGATATGGAGAAAACAGTCAGAAGGGAATTGGGAAAATTTAATAGCAAGAGATTAAAATAGATTAAAAAATGGAAAAGTATTTTTTTAATCGCTTCGTTGCATTTTTTAAAAATGGGTAAGTAATTAATTACGTATATCAAAATATGGAAAATAAAAAATATTTATTAAAACTAAAAAAATTAATATTTGATTTCTCTTTTTTTATTATTTCTGCAATACTTGTTTTATTGAGCATCTCATCTATTAATAAATATTTAAATAAAATTGATAATGATCAAGAAAAATATAAGATTTATGTTGAATTTGGTATTTTCGCAGGAACGGCCGGATTAACTTTAATGGTTTTCTTTATGAATAGGTTAATGAAAAAAATGAATAAGTAAGTAATTACGTAACATGTTACGTAACAGGTATGATTTTAAAAGGCTCAAAAATTTATCTGCAAGAAGGGCTCCGAGAGGAAGATTATTCTTTGATCTTGAAAGGTTACACGGATTTAAGTGTGATTGGGTTTGTGTGTTTTGCGAAAGAAGCAATTAAACTCAAAACAAATCAAGAAGCAAAAAAGTTTTTCCATGAAATTGAGTCAGAAATTGTTTTTGGGATTTATGATTTGGAAGGTGAGTTTGTTGGATATACATCGCTTGAAAAAGATAAAAACGGGGGATATGAATTTGGAATTATTATTTTAGATAAAAATTATTGGAGTAGGGGAATTGGAGCGGAAGCAATAAGGTTGACTTTAGAGTATGCTTTTAATAATCTAGGATTAAGTCGAGTACTTTTGAATGTCAGTGAATATCATCAGAAAGCAATTGAGCTTTATGAAAAAATGGGTTTCAAAAAGACAAAACTGATTCCCAATGACCGGGAAATATATCTGGATGGAAAATGGCTTCGAAGTGGAACAGTGGAAATGGAGCTATATAATTAATTACGTAAATATGAAACTGGCGGAAAACAAAAAATTTATATTGCGGAGTGTTCAGAAGGGCGATGAGTTTGATATTGCCAAAAATATTAACGATAAGATTATTGCCCGAAATACGGCGACCATTCCGTACCCGTACAAGCTAAAAGACGCGAAAAAATGGATTGGGGAATATTTAAAAAAACAAAAGAAGAAAAATCCTGAAGAAACTTCGTTTGCCATCGTCATTGACGGTGAAGTGGTTGGTTCCATCGGAATCCACAAGATAGTAAAAAATCATAAATGTGAAATCGGATATTGGCTAGCTAGGAAACATTGGGGAAAGGGAATCATGCCTGAAGCGGTCAAAATAGTCACAGATTATGGATTCGAAAAATTAAAACTCAGAAGGATCGATGCGGGAGTTTATTCTTTTAATCCGCCTTCCATGCGAGTTCTCGAAAAAAACGGATATAAACTGGAGGGAATTTTGAAGAAAGATGTCAAAAAAGGAAACAAGCTTTTTGATAAGCATGTTTACGCTAAAATAAGTAATTAATTACTTACATAAAAATATGCAAAATTACAATTGGTATCAGCAGTTGGTAAAGCCTTCCTGGTCTCCGCCTGCTTGGATCTTCGGGCCGGTTTGGACATTTCTGTATGTTTTGATTGCTATTTCATTTGGGACGGTATTTTGGAAGACCGCGACGAAACAGCTTCCGTTTATTGTGGCTTTGCCTTTTGTTCTAAACATTATTTTTAATCTCATCTTTACGCCTATCCAATTCGGCCTTAAGAACAATTATCTGGCGGCGCTGGATATTCTTTTGGTTCTGATCACTCTTGTTTGGGCGATGGTGGCAATCTATCCGCATGCCAGATGGATCGCCTATATCCAGCTCCCGTATCTTCTCTGGGTCACTTTTGCAACAATCCTCCAACTCACGATTACTTATTTAAATAAGTAATTAATTACATACATACAATAATCATGAAAAAAGTTGCTATATTCGACATCGATGGAACGATTTTCCGGTCCAGTCTGCTTATTGAGATAACCGAAGCGTTAATTGATGCCGGCGCATTAAAGCCGTCTCTTCGGAAGTATTATGCCAAGCATCGCCAAAATTGGCTGGACAGGAAAGGCTCTTACGAAAAATATATTGGCGGAGTAGTCGAGGCGTTTGAAAACAATATTAAAGGGGTTAAGTATAAAGATTTTTTGAGGATCTCCCAAAAGGTTCTAGCAATCAAGCAGGATCGTACCTACCAATACACTCGAGATTTGATAGGGAAGCTCAAAAAGAAAAATTATTATTTGCTGGCCATTTCCAATTCACCCGAGGTAATCGTTGGCAATTTTTGCAAACAGCTTGGTTTCAACAAGGCGTATGGCCGGATATATGAAGTGAATGAAAAGGGAATATTTACCGGAAAAATTTTACACGAGAAGATTATCGGCGACAAGGCCAAGGTTATTAAAAGGGCGATTGAAAAAGAGAATTTGACCATTGTTGGTTCTATTGCCGTTGGCGATACGGAATCTGATATCCCGATGTTCAAGATGGTTGATAGCCCGATCTGTTTTAATCCCAACAAAAGGCTTTACAGCGCGGCTAAAAAATATGGGTGGAAGATGATTGTGGAGAGAAAGGATATGTTTTACGAAATAAAATGACGAATCTTAAAGGCGGGGAAATTAGATGTTTTTTAGTGGTATAATAACGATATGTATTATCTCTATATCTTGAAATGCGCGGATGGAACTTTGTATACTGGAATTACCACCGATTTGAAGCGGAGGATTGCTGAGCATAATGGCGCAAAGCTAGGTGCAAAATATACAGTAGCCCGCCGTCCGGTCAAGCTGGCCTATTCGCAAAAATTCGAAAATCGATCCTTGGCTTCCAAGGAAGAAGCTCGGGTCAAGAGACTAACAAAAAATCAAAAGTTAGCGTTGATTAAAAAATCTAATAAAATTTAATCAAAATAATATGAAGAAAAAAATTATTATCTCGCTGGTTATGATTGCTTTTGTTTTTATCATTGCTGGCTGCGGGGAAAATAATAGCAGGGAAATCAAAGAAACTGCCAAGGAAAGTGTTGAAGCTAAAGCTGATTCTTCCGGATCTTGTAAGGAAGAAAAAGTCAGCCTTCCTAATTATGGCGATCCGGGAAAACGCCTCAAAAATTGTTTTGTTGAATATCCCGGAGAGTCAAGCCGTCCGGACAAGAGTTATTATGTCGTCGAAGATATTTGCGGGCAATTTACCAAAGAATTTGTGGAAAATGCGCTTGGGAAAAAAATAACCAGGGTTGAACTTCCAAAGATTAGCACTATCAATAATTGCACCTATTATTTCGACGAAAAAGAATATGTGATGCTAAACCTTGAATATCTTTCAATTGAAAACCAGAAGAAAGGAAATGAAGCGATGGATAGAAAAGTGGAAAAGAGCTCTCAGATTCCCATGGACAATCTGGTTGTGTATGAAGAAAATAGCGCTATCAATGCAGTGTATTTAATATTAAATCCGGAAAAATTCCTTTCCATCCGTCCCAGCTCTTTGGCGGCGAAAAAAATGATGAATCTGGTTGATTTCGCTTCCAATATGGCCAAGGAAATCAAAGGTTATAAATAAGCCTTGAAAGTTATCCACAGGGAACATATTGACAGTGATAATACAGCACTGATATAATATCACTGTAAGGAGTTGCGCTTTCAAAATAATAATTAAAAATACGGCATTCGGATAACTTAGCTAGCAACTTATCCAAATGGCGCTAAGCGCAAACAGAAACAATATGGAATTTAACAAGCAAGAAAAAGTGCATTCCCAGATGCTTCGCGCCGGGAGCAAGAATTATTTCTTCGATGTGAAGAAAGCTAAAAGCGGAAATAATTATCTCACCATTGCCGAATCGTATAAAGGGAAAGATGGCGCAAGCGTGGTTAACAGGATTATGCTTTTCAAAGATCACTTGGCTGATTTTCAAAAAACATTGGAAGAAGCAGAAAGCTATTTATAGATAGGGACTCAGTAGGCGGACGGCTCGTTGTGGCAACGAACCGTCCGCTTTAAATGTTATGTTAAAACAAAATCTTCAGAAATATTTTAATTTTTCGCAGTTTCGTCCGGGGCAGGAAGAAATCGTGCAGAAAATTTTAGAAGGGAAGGATGTGGTTGCCTTGATGCCGACCGGGGGAGGAAAATCTTTGTGCTATCAACTTCCAGCTGTCATTAGTGATGGGATATCCATTATTATTTCTCCACTGATCGCGCTTATGAAAGATCAGGTCGACTCGCTCAATGCTCGAGGAATTACAGCGTCTTTCATTAACAGCACTTTGGATTCAAATGAAATTGACGAGAGGATGAGGGATATTTTCGAGGGAAAGATAAAAATTTTATATATTGCCCCGGAAAGATTTTCTAGTTATCAATTTAGGGATTTCTTTGCAAACTTGAATGTGGGTTTGTTTGCGGTTGATGAGGCGCATTGCGTTTCCGAATGGGGACATGATTTCCGTCCGGATTATTTGGCTATCAAAAAATATATCAAGTTGCTGAAAAAGCGTCCGGTGGTAGCAGCTTTTACGGCCACGGCTACGCCGGAAGTGAAAGACGATATTATCAAAAGATTGGAACTGGAAGATCCGGAAGTTTTTATTCGCGGATTCGATCGTCCTAATCTGAAATTTTTTGCGCAAAGCAATCTGAAGCCCGGGGAAAAATACGCGGAAATTTTAAGAATCATCAAAAATATTTCAGGCTCGGGGATAGTTTATGCTCTTACTAGAAAAGACGCTGAATTCATTGCCCAATTTTTGTGCCAGAATAAGATCAAGGCAGCGGCTTATCATGCCGGAATGGAAGGAAACAAGAGGGGGAAAATCCAGAATGAGTTCATGGAAAATAAATTTAAAGTGATTGTGGCGACAGTGGCCTTTGGAATGGGAGTGGACAAGGCTGATATTAGATTTGTGATTCACTCTGGAATGCCGGGAAGTTTGGAGGGGTATTATCAGGAAGCGGGAAGAGCCGGAAGGGATGGAGAGATGGCCTATTGCATGCTGCTTCACGGAAAAAAAGACGTCAATACTCATAAATTCTTCATCCGCCAAAGCCAAAGCGAGATGTTTGCGCAAGGGAAAAAATGGGAGGAAATAAAAAAAGTTATCAACAATAAATACGACCGTTTAGAAAAAATGATCGAATATTCCACAAAGCCGAGCTGTCGGAGAAAAATGATTTTGAAATATTTT
The sequence above is a segment of the Parcubacteria group bacterium genome. Coding sequences within it:
- the rhuM gene encoding RhuM family protein gives rise to the protein MNREVVFYNLDMIISVGYRINSLRGTQFRIWATQKLREYMVKGFVMDDERLAEGRVKRSYFEEWEERIRKIRTSEANFYQKVRDVFATSVDYNLKADYAHEFFSTVQNKFHFAITGLTASEIIAKRIDSKKENLGLTNWKGEIITREQAQIAKNYLAELELKRLNLLVEQFLSFAELQSVERRVMYMKNWIEKLDGFLILNDKEILKNAGSISHKDMEKTVRRELGKFNSKRLK
- a CDS encoding GNAT family protein translates to MILKGSKIYLQEGLREEDYSLILKGYTDLSVIGFVCFAKEAIKLKTNQEAKKFFHEIESEIVFGIYDLEGEFVGYTSLEKDKNGGYEFGIIILDKNYWSRGIGAEAIRLTLEYAFNNLGLSRVLLNVSEYHQKAIELYEKMGFKKTKLIPNDREIYLDGKWLRSGTVEMELYN
- a CDS encoding GNAT family protein, producing the protein MTGKYIWMENGFEVEQWKWSYIINYVNMKLAENKKFILRSVQKGDEFDIAKNINDKIIARNTATIPYPYKLKDAKKWIGEYLKKQKKKNPEETSFAIVIDGEVVGSIGIHKIVKNHKCEIGYWLARKHWGKGIMPEAVKIVTDYGFEKLKLRRIDAGVYSFNPPSMRVLEKNGYKLEGILKKDVKKGNKLFDKHVYAKISN
- a CDS encoding TspO/MBR family protein gives rise to the protein MQNYNWYQQLVKPSWSPPAWIFGPVWTFLYVLIAISFGTVFWKTATKQLPFIVALPFVLNIIFNLIFTPIQFGLKNNYLAALDILLVLITLVWAMVAIYPHARWIAYIQLPYLLWVTFATILQLTITYLNK
- a CDS encoding HAD family phosphatase, whose amino-acid sequence is MKKVAIFDIDGTIFRSSLLIEITEALIDAGALKPSLRKYYAKHRQNWLDRKGSYEKYIGGVVEAFENNIKGVKYKDFLRISQKVLAIKQDRTYQYTRDLIGKLKKKNYYLLAISNSPEVIVGNFCKQLGFNKAYGRIYEVNEKGIFTGKILHEKIIGDKAKVIKRAIEKENLTIVGSIAVGDTESDIPMFKMVDSPICFNPNKRLYSAAKKYGWKMIVERKDMFYEIK
- a CDS encoding GIY-YIG nuclease family protein, which gives rise to MYYLYILKCADGTLYTGITTDLKRRIAEHNGAKLGAKYTVARRPVKLAYSQKFENRSLASKEEARVKRLTKNQKLALIKKSNKI
- a CDS encoding DUF3276 family protein; this encodes MALSANRNNMEFNKQEKVHSQMLRAGSKNYFFDVKKAKSGNNYLTIAESYKGKDGASVVNRIMLFKDHLADFQKTLEEAESYL
- a CDS encoding RecQ family ATP-dependent DNA helicase; translation: MLKQNLQKYFNFSQFRPGQEEIVQKILEGKDVVALMPTGGGKSLCYQLPAVISDGISIIISPLIALMKDQVDSLNARGITASFINSTLDSNEIDERMRDIFEGKIKILYIAPERFSSYQFRDFFANLNVGLFAVDEAHCVSEWGHDFRPDYLAIKKYIKLLKKRPVVAAFTATATPEVKDDIIKRLELEDPEVFIRGFDRPNLKFFAQSNLKPGEKYAEILRIIKNISGSGIVYALTRKDAEFIAQFLCQNKIKAAAYHAGMEGNKRGKIQNEFMENKFKVIVATVAFGMGVDKADIRFVIHSGMPGSLEGYYQEAGRAGRDGEMAYCMLLHGKKDVNTHKFFIRQSQSEMFAQGKKWEEIKKVINNKYDRLEKMIEYSTKPSCRRKMILKYFDDPDYKKHRENCQGCDVCLNWKKSEENIKKSRSFMEGSRSFLSATVQATVDVYKRGFDIIDIAKMRSLGVGTITEHLIDWYSRGGKFRIEEHIDAGDEEKIISAIKKVGSSERVGPIKNILPEDVSYEKIRLVIAKMKRNKVD